The Muricauda sp. SCSIO 65647 genome includes a region encoding these proteins:
- a CDS encoding S9 family peptidase produces MRTLFSLLCFIILMQFSNAQNPDFSYLDIFDLQYVSDPQVSPNGEWVVYRRMGFDVMGDRAKGNLWLLKADGSEHQKLTSREVDESGPRWSPSGDRVAFTSTTDEGSEIYMYWLGSGKLAKLTQLPFGPSALTWSPDGRQIAFSMNVAAKAPVIAKMPKAPKGAKWADAPRITDRVYHEADGRGYIKPGFNHIFVMPSDGGAPRQITSGDWHHRGTLSWAPAGDKIYFSANRLKDWEYRFRNSEIYAVAIESGEIEALTERDGPDYDPQVSPDGKSIAYLGYGDKKQAYQVRKLHIMNSDGTGKRSISDDLDRSISSIQWDAKGNGLYFNYDDKGNGKVGYITLSGKVTKLADNRGGTTLGRPYGSGSYSVSKNGTVAYTYATPAHPAELALLGPKTKSPRKMTNLNSGLLKYRTLGKVEEVWYTSSVDNRDLQGWVVYPPNYDASKKYPFMVENHGGPILNYGDRFSIEMQLYASAGYIVFYPNARGSTSYGEAFGNLLYRNYPGEDYNDVMDGVDHCIEKGIAHEDQLFVTGGSAGGIMTAWMIGKNDRFEAAVVAKPVMNWISKTLVADNYFGYANSRYEGQPWENVEHYWKFSPISLVGNIETPTMVMVGMNDLRTPPSEAKQLYHALKLRKKETVLVEIPGASHGIANRPSNLITKIAHTVAWFDKYRTDKEPDDKK; encoded by the coding sequence ATGCGTACCCTTTTTTCGTTGCTCTGCTTCATCATTTTAATGCAGTTTTCCAATGCCCAAAACCCCGATTTTTCATATCTCGACATTTTTGACCTGCAATATGTCTCAGATCCCCAAGTGTCTCCCAATGGTGAGTGGGTGGTCTATCGCCGAATGGGCTTCGATGTCATGGGGGATCGTGCCAAGGGCAATCTATGGCTGCTTAAGGCAGATGGCAGTGAACACCAAAAGCTGACCTCAAGGGAAGTCGATGAAAGCGGCCCAAGATGGTCACCTTCGGGAGATAGGGTTGCCTTTACCAGTACAACGGATGAAGGTTCTGAAATATACATGTACTGGCTAGGGTCGGGGAAATTGGCAAAACTGACACAACTACCTTTTGGGCCAAGTGCATTGACGTGGTCACCAGACGGACGCCAAATCGCATTTTCAATGAATGTAGCGGCCAAAGCTCCTGTCATTGCCAAAATGCCCAAGGCCCCAAAAGGGGCAAAATGGGCCGATGCACCGCGAATTACGGATCGGGTCTACCATGAAGCGGATGGCCGTGGTTATATCAAACCGGGCTTCAACCATATTTTTGTGATGCCTTCAGATGGTGGGGCACCAAGGCAGATCACCTCAGGTGATTGGCATCATCGGGGCACGTTATCATGGGCGCCAGCAGGGGATAAAATCTATTTTTCGGCCAATAGGCTCAAAGATTGGGAATACCGTTTTCGCAATAGTGAAATATATGCCGTAGCTATAGAAAGTGGAGAAATCGAGGCCTTGACCGAAAGGGACGGACCAGATTATGATCCGCAGGTTTCACCAGACGGAAAGTCGATCGCCTATTTGGGGTATGGCGATAAAAAACAGGCGTATCAGGTCAGAAAACTTCATATCATGAACAGTGATGGAACCGGTAAAAGGAGTATTTCAGATGATTTGGATAGAAGTATTTCCAGCATTCAATGGGATGCCAAAGGAAACGGACTCTATTTTAACTACGACGATAAGGGAAATGGAAAGGTTGGTTATATTACCCTATCTGGCAAGGTGACCAAACTGGCCGATAATCGTGGAGGAACCACTCTTGGGAGGCCTTATGGCAGTGGATCGTACAGTGTGTCGAAGAACGGTACGGTTGCCTATACCTATGCTACACCTGCGCATCCTGCTGAATTGGCCCTTTTGGGCCCAAAAACGAAAAGCCCTAGAAAAATGACCAATTTAAATAGCGGTTTGTTGAAGTATAGAACGCTGGGCAAAGTAGAAGAGGTTTGGTATACATCAAGTGTCGATAATCGTGACCTACAGGGGTGGGTGGTTTATCCGCCCAATTATGATGCCTCCAAAAAGTATCCATTTATGGTGGAAAATCATGGGGGACCGATTTTGAACTATGGCGATCGTTTTTCCATTGAAATGCAGCTATATGCTTCTGCCGGATATATTGTGTTTTACCCCAATGCAAGGGGCAGTACCAGCTATGGCGAAGCGTTTGGTAACCTTTTGTACAGAAACTATCCTGGAGAAGACTACAATGATGTGATGGATGGGGTAGATCATTGTATTGAGAAAGGCATTGCCCATGAAGATCAGCTATTCGTGACTGGAGGAAGTGCCGGCGGTATCATGACCGCTTGGATGATTGGCAAGAACGACCGTTTTGAAGCTGCGGTCGTTGCTAAACCGGTGATGAACTGGATTAGCAAGACCTTGGTGGCCGATAATTATTTCGGGTACGCCAATTCACGCTATGAAGGTCAACCTTGGGAGAACGTCGAGCACTACTGGAAATTTTCGCCGATTTCCCTTGTTGGAAATATAGAGACCCCAACAATGGTCATGGTGGGCATGAACGATTTACGAACACCGCCCAGTGAAGCCAAGCAGTTGTACCATGCGCTAAAATTGAGGAAAAAAGAAACTGTTTTGGTCGAGATTCCAGGTGCCAGTCATGGCATCGCGAACCGACCCAGTAATCTGATCACCAAGATTGCCCATACGGTAGCATGGTTTGATAAGTATCGGACGGATAAGGAGCCAGATGACAAAAAGTAG
- a CDS encoding DUF6090 family protein → MIKFFRKIRRSLIAQNKFPKYLLYAVGEIILVVIGILIALQINNYSEYQKERKKEWVLLSNLSQEVQLDMLQIENNTRLTTERLKRLDSLVQLLRAPDSINALQFIRQSYEFVFDQYFKSNSGIFDEAVSSGKMSYIQNEPLRQRIFNYYRNVKESYIDGTARQITDEFITPLLIEHVYLNQEGFTMLGMDVEDISIIEELNVYQLTKNKDYWKMVLMKFGANQEQILRWKGTRQRAEELKQQIDLELKKLNQ, encoded by the coding sequence ATGATCAAATTCTTCCGAAAGATCCGTCGGTCATTAATTGCCCAAAACAAGTTTCCAAAATACCTGCTCTATGCCGTTGGCGAAATCATTTTGGTGGTCATCGGCATTCTTATCGCTTTACAGATCAACAACTATAGCGAGTACCAAAAAGAGCGCAAAAAAGAATGGGTATTGCTTTCAAATCTTTCTCAAGAAGTGCAATTGGATATGCTACAAATAGAAAACAACACCAGACTGACCACAGAAAGGCTCAAACGGCTCGATAGCCTGGTACAACTCTTAAGAGCACCCGACAGCATCAATGCCCTACAATTCATTCGGCAGTCATATGAATTTGTTTTCGACCAATACTTCAAAAGCAATAGCGGTATTTTTGATGAAGCCGTTTCTTCTGGCAAGATGAGCTATATTCAAAATGAACCCTTGCGGCAGCGTATTTTTAACTATTACCGCAACGTCAAGGAGTCTTATATCGATGGTACTGCACGACAGATCACTGATGAGTTCATCACCCCGCTTTTGATAGAACACGTATATCTCAACCAAGAAGGGTTTACCATGTTGGGAATGGATGTGGAGGATATTTCCATAATAGAAGAATTGAATGTGTACCAACTCACCAAAAACAAAGACTATTGGAAAATGGTACTGATGAAATTTGGCGCAAACCAAGAACAAATACTCCGCTGGAAAGGTACTCGACAAAGGGCCGAGGAGTTAAAGCAACAAATTGACCTAGAGCTGAAAAAACTGAACCAATGA
- a CDS encoding SDR family NAD(P)-dependent oxidoreductase, whose protein sequence is MLNFKNKNILVTGASRGIGKATALAFAEKGAKVGLNFRSNMEEAQNTLNALSGEGHQLFQKDIAQNENCQTLIEEFIKTFGRLDVLVNNAGIFVPHKIDEIEFEEWRTIWQGTFETNLFAVADLCYWAARAMMKTGGGSIVNVSSRGAFRGEPNAPAYGASKAALNAMSQSLAKKLAAHNIAVGVVAPGFTDTDMGAHALSPEERDRLMAESPLKRMAKPEEVAHAIVFLASEGAKYSSGTIVDVNGASYLRS, encoded by the coding sequence ATGTTGAACTTTAAGAACAAAAACATATTGGTCACCGGCGCCTCTCGAGGCATAGGCAAGGCCACCGCTCTGGCCTTTGCCGAAAAAGGGGCCAAGGTCGGACTCAATTTTAGAAGCAATATGGAAGAAGCCCAGAATACGTTGAACGCGTTATCGGGTGAAGGGCATCAACTTTTTCAAAAAGACATAGCCCAAAACGAAAATTGCCAAACGCTCATTGAAGAGTTCATCAAAACTTTCGGGCGGTTAGATGTGCTGGTCAACAATGCGGGCATCTTTGTACCCCATAAGATCGATGAAATCGAATTCGAAGAATGGAGAACCATTTGGCAAGGCACTTTTGAGACCAATCTATTCGCAGTAGCCGATCTTTGCTATTGGGCAGCACGGGCCATGATGAAAACAGGTGGTGGTAGTATCGTGAATGTTTCTTCAAGAGGGGCCTTTCGTGGCGAACCAAATGCCCCTGCCTACGGGGCCAGTAAAGCAGCCTTGAATGCCATGAGCCAATCACTGGCCAAAAAATTGGCTGCACATAACATCGCTGTGGGCGTGGTTGCCCCAGGCTTTACCGATACCGATATGGGCGCCCATGCCCTTAGCCCAGAAGAAAGGGATCGTCTTATGGCAGAATCGCCCCTCAAGCGTATGGCGAAACCCGAAGAGGTGGCCCATGCCATAGTGTTCTTGGCCTCTGAAGGCGCGAAATATTCCTCTGGCACCATCGTAGACGTGAATGGGGCGAGTTATTTGAGGAGTTAA
- a CDS encoding helix-turn-helix domain-containing protein, with amino-acid sequence MDENYTYGFLSAVHIMAGLHGVFLAAILLFKKSLASKSNGFLALALLAVSIIVCYDFFYYSYEEEQLPLLVQYAPIYIRTAIPIGLYFFVRFLIDPLGQLKKWERLWYVPIVLELVIELAYIPVNLFLNDAFIAPAEYLLLITEESIGLIAGIIFPCFAIHKINLYQKFLLDNYSSISGKSLRWLRNLIAIVLVIMIIWLFSHIQFILGYENEGTYTFVSLGMILFLFWMGYFVILQYPLFKVVPYQKTKEVLGPSKKLSPKTDEYHQNLLKLMEEESVYTDTELTLSGLAEKLAISPGYLSQIINDKENKNFFEFVNQYRIEAVKRKLMNSDYNQYSIMGIALESGFNSKSTFNSLFKKYTGQTPSSFKKSFQTSI; translated from the coding sequence TTGGACGAAAACTACACATATGGTTTTTTGAGTGCCGTGCACATCATGGCCGGCCTCCACGGCGTATTTTTGGCCGCCATTCTGCTTTTTAAAAAAAGCCTTGCATCCAAAAGCAATGGATTTTTAGCCTTGGCACTCCTTGCCGTATCCATTATCGTTTGCTATGACTTTTTTTACTATTCCTATGAAGAGGAGCAACTGCCGTTGCTCGTTCAATATGCACCCATTTATATAAGAACTGCAATTCCGATCGGGCTTTACTTCTTTGTTCGTTTCCTAATTGATCCCTTGGGTCAATTGAAGAAATGGGAGCGATTATGGTACGTCCCCATCGTTTTGGAGCTGGTTATCGAGTTGGCCTATATCCCTGTCAATCTTTTTTTAAATGATGCTTTCATTGCTCCCGCGGAATATCTGTTGTTGATCACAGAAGAATCCATAGGTTTGATCGCTGGTATAATCTTCCCCTGTTTCGCTATCCACAAGATCAACCTCTATCAAAAATTTCTACTTGACAATTATTCCTCCATTTCAGGAAAAAGCTTGCGCTGGTTGCGAAACCTTATTGCCATTGTTTTAGTAATTATGATCATCTGGCTTTTCAGCCATATCCAGTTTATTCTTGGATATGAAAATGAAGGCACCTACACCTTTGTTTCTTTGGGAATGATTCTTTTTCTTTTCTGGATGGGCTACTTTGTCATTTTACAATATCCGCTGTTCAAAGTGGTTCCTTACCAAAAAACAAAGGAGGTCTTGGGCCCTTCAAAAAAGTTGTCACCGAAAACCGATGAATACCATCAAAACCTCTTAAAACTAATGGAAGAAGAATCTGTGTATACCGATACGGAACTAACCCTTTCCGGTTTAGCGGAAAAACTAGCGATAAGTCCGGGGTATCTCTCCCAAATCATCAATGATAAAGAAAATAAGAACTTCTTTGAATTTGTAAATCAGTATCGAATAGAGGCAGTAAAAAGAAAATTGATGAATTCAGATTACAATCAATACAGCATTATGGGCATTGCCTTGGAAAGTGGATTCAATTCAAAATCTACATTTAATTCGTTGTTCAAAAAATACACCGGACAGACCCCGTCCTCCTTCAAAAAATCATTTCAAACTTCAATTTGA
- a CDS encoding flavin monoamine oxidase family protein gives MDRREFVAACSLFGISLPFQSFLQACSEDDEATIAAGNFDGSVLIIGAGAAGMATAYLLQQQGIDYQLLEADTSYGGRFRTNNSFTDFPIPLGAEWLHVSESVFADTVNDESIQIPKITQRYVAADTYGLFSNGTLTVTELGNSANMFIDQKFINYSWFDFFEEYIVPSIRNQMQFNTQIASIDYSGDKVVASDTNGNQYEADKLVLTVPLKLLQLGQVDFNPALPNNKQRTIADATIWSGIKIFLKFSEQFYPTFLEFDDSETSEGQRMYYDVAYGQNSADNVLGLFSVGKQAEVYQGFSGDALRDYVLNELDEVFDGKASETFQDILVQNWNEQPFARAAYLEDNASSSISRTMATSVNGKLYFAGCSYTQEDDWSSVHTAARSARDAVRELLQ, from the coding sequence ATGGATCGTAGAGAATTTGTCGCTGCCTGTAGCCTATTCGGTATTTCCCTTCCTTTCCAATCTTTCCTTCAAGCCTGCTCAGAAGATGATGAAGCCACCATTGCAGCTGGAAATTTTGATGGATCGGTTTTGATAATTGGAGCTGGCGCGGCCGGAATGGCCACGGCCTATTTACTGCAACAACAAGGTATCGACTATCAACTATTGGAAGCCGACACTTCGTATGGTGGTCGCTTTCGCACCAATAATTCATTCACTGATTTTCCTATTCCCCTAGGGGCAGAATGGCTACACGTTTCCGAATCGGTTTTTGCTGATACCGTAAATGACGAATCAATTCAAATTCCAAAAATCACCCAACGTTATGTGGCGGCTGATACCTATGGACTTTTTAGCAATGGAACTTTAACCGTTACCGAATTGGGCAATAGTGCCAATATGTTTATCGACCAAAAGTTTATCAATTACTCATGGTTCGATTTTTTCGAGGAATACATCGTTCCCAGTATCCGAAACCAGATGCAGTTCAACACCCAAATCGCTTCCATTGATTATTCGGGCGACAAGGTCGTTGCCAGTGACACCAATGGCAATCAGTACGAAGCGGATAAACTGGTGCTGACCGTCCCCTTAAAATTGTTACAATTGGGCCAGGTCGATTTCAATCCGGCATTGCCCAATAACAAACAAAGAACCATAGCCGATGCCACTATTTGGAGCGGTATCAAAATCTTCTTGAAGTTTTCAGAACAGTTCTATCCTACTTTTTTAGAGTTTGATGACAGTGAAACCAGTGAGGGCCAGCGCATGTATTACGATGTGGCCTACGGGCAAAATTCAGCTGACAACGTTTTAGGGCTTTTTTCAGTTGGAAAACAGGCCGAAGTCTATCAAGGTTTTAGTGGAGATGCCCTAAGGGATTATGTGCTGAATGAGTTGGATGAGGTTTTTGATGGAAAAGCATCGGAAACCTTTCAAGATATCTTGGTGCAAAACTGGAACGAACAACCTTTTGCCCGAGCCGCTTATTTAGAGGACAACGCTTCCAGCTCCATTTCACGAACAATGGCCACATCGGTAAACGGCAAACTTTACTTCGCCGGTTGTTCCTATACCCAAGAAGACGATTGGAGTTCGGTACATACCGCTGCACGTTCGGCCCGGGATGCCGTTCGTGAACTGCTACAGTAG
- a CDS encoding VIT1/CCC1 transporter family protein, which translates to MSIDHNEDIVHGKSGLFKRFEKYLGEFVYGGIDGCVTTFAVVSGSVGAGLDSSIIIILGFANLLADGFAMSIGAYLSTKSEQDNYNKHKQVEYWEVDNLPEMEKEEIREIYAAKGFKGELLEQVVNIITSNKEVWVNTMMKEELQMIKEERSPFWIGATTYMSFILIGLIPLFIYVVDYISPLHQNLFVISSVLTALGFIVIGWLKTYVNQTSVLKGILETLILGGIAAVVAYFVGDFLEQLIVG; encoded by the coding sequence ATGAGCATCGACCATAACGAAGATATCGTACACGGCAAATCAGGTTTATTCAAACGTTTCGAAAAATACCTCGGTGAATTTGTCTATGGCGGCATCGATGGCTGTGTGACCACCTTTGCCGTGGTCTCAGGCTCTGTTGGTGCGGGATTGGACAGCTCGATCATCATCATTCTTGGGTTCGCCAATTTGTTGGCTGATGGGTTTGCCATGTCGATAGGGGCCTATCTTTCGACCAAATCTGAACAAGACAATTACAATAAGCACAAACAGGTAGAATATTGGGAAGTGGACAACCTCCCTGAAATGGAAAAAGAGGAAATTCGCGAAATCTATGCCGCCAAGGGTTTTAAAGGGGAGTTACTGGAGCAAGTGGTGAACATAATTACAAGTAATAAAGAAGTTTGGGTAAACACCATGATGAAAGAAGAATTGCAGATGATAAAAGAAGAGCGCTCACCCTTTTGGATCGGGGCCACCACCTATATGTCATTCATTTTAATAGGTCTGATTCCACTTTTCATCTATGTGGTAGATTACATTTCTCCATTACATCAGAACTTGTTTGTCATCTCATCTGTTTTAACGGCACTCGGTTTTATTGTCATCGGATGGTTAAAGACCTACGTCAACCAGACCTCTGTTCTAAAGGGAATTCTAGAAACCCTTATCTTGGGTGGAATTGCTGCGGTCGTCGCCTATTTTGTCGGGGACTTTTTAGAACAATTAATCGTTGGATAA
- a CDS encoding helix-turn-helix domain-containing protein — MNAIAHYHTLEAYCRAINIAPPKWSGFDIRSFGENMKSVKHKMPPFKHEFYAIALKLDGSGYAKTGNYSTEKLKATVFFNSPYQILQWDIAPDWNGYYIIFSEEFYRNPPNKNRITERFPYLLSDKTLPLSITTEETQVLEKLFQDMLFEFVAEQKQSQEIIRFYINILLLKVGRLFESQSKGLTIDREQRNNDIKTVSRFKTIMELAFQPDKTYGTSHPHQVRFYADKVNLHPNHFNAVIKRITDKSASEHIYGHILSLAKSKLLNSTTSVKEIAYELYYSYPNHFGNFFKTRTGMTPSEFRKAHS, encoded by the coding sequence ATGAATGCCATAGCACACTACCATACCCTCGAAGCCTATTGTAGGGCCATAAATATTGCACCCCCAAAGTGGTCTGGTTTTGATATTCGAAGCTTTGGCGAAAATATGAAATCGGTAAAACATAAAATGCCCCCGTTCAAGCATGAATTCTATGCCATTGCCCTTAAATTGGACGGCAGCGGGTATGCCAAAACCGGAAATTATAGCACCGAGAAGTTGAAGGCCACCGTTTTTTTCAATTCTCCCTATCAAATACTGCAATGGGACATCGCACCAGACTGGAATGGTTATTACATTATTTTTTCAGAAGAGTTCTATCGCAACCCACCCAATAAAAACCGAATTACAGAACGCTTCCCCTATTTATTATCCGATAAAACGTTGCCATTGTCTATCACTACCGAAGAAACACAGGTCTTGGAGAAACTGTTTCAAGACATGCTGTTTGAATTCGTAGCAGAACAGAAACAAAGTCAAGAAATCATACGTTTCTATATAAACATCTTGCTCTTGAAAGTAGGGCGTTTGTTCGAATCACAATCAAAAGGTCTGACCATTGATCGCGAGCAGCGCAATAACGATATCAAAACGGTCAGTCGCTTTAAAACAATCATGGAGTTGGCATTTCAGCCAGATAAGACCTACGGTACATCACATCCTCATCAAGTACGCTTTTACGCAGATAAAGTGAATTTGCACCCCAATCATTTCAATGCGGTCATAAAACGTATTACCGACAAATCGGCATCTGAACATATCTACGGGCACATATTGTCGTTGGCCAAATCAAAACTTTTGAATTCGACCACTTCGGTCAAAGAGATTGCCTATGAACTCTATTATTCTTACCCGAACCATTTTGGCAATTTCTTTAAAACCCGAACCGGAATGACCCCTTCCGAATTTCGAAAAGCCCATTCGTAG
- a CDS encoding alpha/beta fold hydrolase, protein MKNLLMILVLFTLGCKTNSNENQITMETKIEEPSIEQEQKAIKGVLLQLFSATDNRNWDGVKATMNDSVYADYSALGGEAAFKTPDEILNGWKQLLPGFERTVHQPHNFAIWVAGNRATATLDAIATHFLEDDFWTVFVGYDTEFIKQNGQWKLARIDLSLYDQTGNGQLPQMAMEHVKNGTIPPLVEAKNVASIEKFFTSLEEQDLEGVLSSLDENVVQEMPFAPKNFPKSLVGLKAMRNQYTGVMDYTQKYDREYFGTANPNVIIAKFNGTITTGEGKPYNNSYVGIYTISENGKIKKFIEHFNPDILLNGWPGLQPEIYSVHAAGARTDSGVTQEKVAFSSNGVLLKGHLFLPPNFDGGKKYPTAIVTGSWTSVKEQMPDEYASLLAKDGFITLTFDFTGFGESEGQPRFLEDYHLKITDIKAAVDYLSQHPNVDIENVTGLGVCASSGYMAHATAQDERIKKLVLVAPWLHNAEIARMIYDMRPGGTDGLLQAAKEAKINYAETGVMEYVLAASELDPLSAMYVPENAFDYYLNPSKAAGPKYANLFAVSSWEPWLTFDGISAGKEIEQPVFIVHSESGAVPQGAKEFYELLKGEKQIKWLNDFDQQQLYFEADAVNTAIGEVVAYLKK, encoded by the coding sequence ATGAAAAATTTACTAATGATACTGGTCCTCTTCACATTGGGCTGTAAAACGAACTCGAACGAAAATCAAATAACCATGGAAACGAAAATTGAGGAACCCTCCATTGAACAAGAACAAAAAGCCATAAAAGGTGTGCTCTTGCAACTTTTTAGTGCAACTGACAACCGAAATTGGGATGGCGTAAAAGCCACGATGAACGATTCTGTGTACGCAGACTACAGTGCACTTGGGGGTGAGGCCGCTTTTAAAACCCCAGACGAAATTTTGAACGGCTGGAAACAGCTATTGCCCGGGTTTGAACGCACTGTACATCAACCCCACAATTTTGCCATTTGGGTTGCGGGCAATCGTGCCACGGCCACTTTAGATGCAATTGCCACCCATTTTCTGGAAGATGATTTCTGGACCGTTTTTGTTGGTTACGATACGGAGTTTATCAAACAAAATGGCCAATGGAAACTGGCTCGAATCGATTTAAGCCTGTATGACCAGACCGGAAATGGACAATTGCCCCAGATGGCCATGGAACATGTGAAAAATGGAACCATCCCCCCTTTGGTCGAAGCAAAAAATGTAGCCTCCATTGAAAAATTCTTTACTTCTTTGGAAGAACAAGACCTAGAAGGTGTACTTTCTTCATTAGACGAAAATGTGGTACAAGAAATGCCGTTTGCGCCAAAAAACTTTCCAAAATCCTTAGTGGGTCTAAAGGCCATGCGTAACCAATATACTGGCGTCATGGACTACACCCAAAAATATGACCGTGAATATTTTGGTACTGCCAACCCCAATGTGATCATTGCCAAATTCAATGGTACCATCACAACCGGGGAAGGCAAACCGTATAACAACTCCTATGTCGGAATCTACACGATTTCCGAAAATGGAAAAATCAAAAAGTTTATCGAGCATTTTAATCCAGATATCCTGCTTAACGGATGGCCCGGACTGCAACCGGAAATCTATTCGGTACATGCGGCCGGTGCAAGAACTGACAGTGGTGTTACCCAAGAAAAAGTAGCCTTTAGCAGTAATGGGGTGCTCTTAAAAGGACATTTATTTCTACCTCCCAACTTTGATGGTGGCAAAAAGTACCCGACCGCCATTGTTACGGGCAGTTGGACCAGTGTCAAAGAGCAAATGCCCGATGAATACGCCAGTCTTTTGGCAAAAGATGGTTTTATTACCCTGACCTTTGACTTTACGGGCTTTGGAGAAAGTGAGGGCCAGCCAAGGTTTTTGGAAGATTATCATCTAAAGATCACCGATATCAAAGCGGCAGTCGATTATCTGTCACAGCACCCGAATGTCGATATTGAAAACGTAACAGGCCTTGGGGTATGTGCAAGTTCTGGCTATATGGCCCATGCCACCGCCCAAGACGAACGCATCAAGAAATTGGTTCTGGTAGCACCATGGTTGCACAATGCAGAAATTGCCAGAATGATCTACGACATGCGCCCCGGAGGAACCGATGGCCTTTTGCAGGCAGCCAAAGAGGCCAAAATCAACTATGCAGAAACCGGGGTTATGGAATACGTGCTAGCGGCCAGTGAACTAGATCCGCTAAGTGCGATGTATGTTCCCGAAAACGCCTTTGATTACTACCTCAACCCATCAAAAGCGGCCGGCCCCAAATACGCCAACCTATTTGCGGTAAGCAGTTGGGAACCTTGGCTGACCTTTGACGGCATTTCGGCCGGCAAAGAGATAGAACAACCCGTATTCATTGTTCATAGTGAAAGTGGTGCCGTTCCGCAGGGCGCAAAAGAATTCTATGAACTCCTCAAAGGTGAGAAGCAAATTAAATGGCTGAACGATTTTGATCAACAACAACTGTACTTTGAAGCAGATGCCGTAAACACCGCAATAGGTGAAGTTGTTGCTTACTTGAAAAAGTAA